A part of Fimbriiglobus ruber genomic DNA contains:
- a CDS encoding RHS repeat-associated core domain-containing protein translates to MRITVPSWLRRTDRMWDYLLGHRDPSQRVKARIGVFQLEDRLVPSTRPLPSPVIAVGSGPGEAATVKLFDADTGNTLYTLNPFDASFIGGVNVAVGDLTGDGYPDVVTAVASGGGPRIEVFNGKTGQQLPGQIGDFFALSPSFTGGLSVAVGDVTGSGHNDIIVGAGTGGGPVVEVFDGVTGALVSSFFAFEPDFRGGINVAAGNFTGTGSTEQIVIGADSGGAARVRIVDDSGTSIAGPLGDFYAFNPSFTGGANVATGDVTGDGRTDLVVGAGMGGGPEVKVFDGVTGAIVRDFMAFDPSTRTGVQVGTAYIEQNANAAIVTGTGPGATPEVRTYSGATGQIVAGPIGDFNPGVGTSLSGLSVAAGNDPTLDTVGMDTPYPSIQEGDGTPGGHHDYGFMSFERTIAADPSLPAINVNVLLGGTAKYGVDYLLSAPATILPDGEVEIVITIPAGQMYGDVDVTVPLDGDPVTAGTEVQDDDEYIRYTLEPGDYNYYPATETIEIGEETAVPEPLVNPSSCSCQVSTLGGASAQVSAAPSGLTDEIPGTSSGNPVRYTDGVVTIASADLGSSAFGTSWGQTQSWTNNSSYTEGTELGNGWVSAQQPHLIRDGSDLILVTNGTTAEYFDGQGTPDVDGNYSTYLPHFTDDKVITYSGDNSFSVTDSTGDVIVFSGFNTDDNSGQFLSETSPGGVVTTVVSTDADGQPTEIQQTGTVSGVAYTESYLSTYNADDGPNAGLLATETLRTQTGGGAWVTSRVATYTYYAPGDPNGNWRDLEMATVTDGSGNILDQRYYRYYTGTTYASDGVTQIGYQGGMKYVFNSQAYAQLKAAVGGTDADVQAASDSTIAPYADNYFEYDSSQRVTKETASGAGCSVCSGGQGTFTFSYTTSTNAAGFNSWHTKTAVTQPDDTQNIVYTNAYGEVMLNVMQPSGSGSGSGSGTGSGSGTGSGTGSGSESGSGTGSGSGTGSGSGTGSGTGSGSGTTSGSSSGSSASAWITYYRYADGTGSGGGSGSGSGSGTTSGSGSGSGSGSGTGSGTGTGSGSGTGTGSGSGTGSGSGTGSGSGTGSGSGTGSGTGTGSGTGSGSTSGGATGGQLILTANPSAVTGYSDSLADLIGWAGTSATYISASSGLISTNSYYSTTTATSTTAGGVAGFQESSAIQQGLSGTPVPQNSLTYFQQVTSTGATDTPVATSTQYRNDDGTGAETTSYAYTWFSDSTQEQSVTTTLPTVTTAENGPNTATSSTVVNNTFGQPVWTKDAAGFITYTAYDPTTGAVVKSIQDVNTADTGDFSGLPTGWTTPTGGGQELITTYQVDEQGRTTEMTDPNGNVTYTVYDDPDHEVRVYPGFDATTGTTTGPIQVTRNDEANGYTETLTMSATPHLTDGVPDGTEAISDIQSLSRSYRNDAGQVVYEDDYFSLSGVTYSTAADIGTINVNYYRTQFAYDSTGQQDEVISPAGTITRTVYDGLGRAVSTWVGTDDTPASGYWSPTNNTSPNNMVETASYVYDNGGVGDGNLTQETDYPGLGAANRVTDSWYDWRDRQVAEKDGVETTETDGVNRPLTVTTYDNLNEVTETQQYVGDGVTPSIVSGVISLPSGTSSDLRAQAVTSYDEQGQVYQTQVYDVNPTTGSVSSSALTTIDYHDARGNVIAESAPGGLWTKTTYDGVGRAITTSETDGASGTSYADASSVTGDHVLTQTQTDYDADGNPVETITSDRFDNATGTGALGTPTSGVEARVSYTASYYDAANRDVSDVNVGANGGTAWTRPGSVPTASATVLVTATAYDTAGNVASTTDPLGLVTEYKYDALGRQTEEIDDYTDGTPTADTNKTTEWTYGPSGQTSLIAVQASGPDQVTQYVYGVTTATGSAINSNDIVGVTENPDPSTGEPSTSLETTVTVDALGETATSTDPNGTTHTLIYDVLGRVTSDAVTTLGTGVDGSVRRIDTAYDSQGNPYLVTSYNAASGGSVVNQVEDVYNGLGQLTTEYQAVSGAVNTSTTPKVQYAYTEMASGVNNSRQTSTTYPDGYVVDDNFASGIDDTISRLTSLSDDTGTLESYLYLGLGTVVERDHPESGVNLTYISQTGSTGDAGDRYTGLDRFGRVVDQNWYDPTTSTSVSDEQYGYDADGNVLWEKDGVNSAFSQIFTYDGLNQLTSYEQGTLNSTKTGITGTPSASQSWDYDALGNMTSVTTNGTTQTRTANAQNEYTAVSGATTPTYDNNGNMTTDETGQQYVYDAWNRLVGVKSSGGTMLETNTYDGMNRLVTQAVSGTTTNSYYSNQWQVLEQQVGTAYTTRNVWSAVYVNAMIDRDTDTSGTGLTATGASIQRLWPAQDANWDTVALVNGLGTVVERYAYAPFGAATVLDGSYGTRSGSGYVWTVLFQGMTRDSVNGLYYSRERWYSYTLGRWTTLDPIGFRSGDDDLYRFVSNNPVAITDASGLWMDLAYSLYSRGWYNAESLDKQIETVRMQVNLVEVSLTR, encoded by the coding sequence ATGCGCATCACCGTCCCTTCGTGGCTCCGCCGCACCGACCGCATGTGGGATTACCTCCTCGGGCACCGCGATCCCTCCCAACGAGTCAAAGCCCGCATCGGCGTGTTTCAGCTCGAAGACCGTTTAGTGCCGTCAACTCGTCCGCTGCCATCGCCAGTGATCGCCGTCGGCTCGGGGCCAGGAGAGGCTGCAACGGTCAAACTGTTCGATGCCGACACCGGCAACACCCTGTACACCTTAAATCCGTTCGACGCCTCGTTCATCGGCGGGGTGAATGTTGCCGTCGGCGACTTGACAGGAGATGGTTATCCGGACGTGGTGACGGCAGTAGCGAGCGGCGGCGGTCCGCGGATAGAGGTATTTAATGGCAAGACAGGCCAACAATTACCGGGACAAATTGGCGACTTTTTTGCGCTTTCGCCTTCCTTTACCGGCGGCCTTTCCGTCGCCGTTGGCGATGTGACGGGTAGTGGACACAACGATATTATCGTTGGCGCAGGAACGGGTGGTGGTCCGGTCGTTGAAGTATTCGACGGTGTTACTGGCGCTCTGGTATCAAGCTTCTTCGCGTTTGAGCCGGACTTCCGCGGTGGGATCAATGTCGCGGCCGGGAATTTCACAGGAACCGGGTCGACCGAACAGATCGTGATCGGGGCCGACTCAGGCGGTGCTGCGCGCGTTCGTATCGTCGATGACTCGGGCACTTCGATCGCCGGGCCGCTAGGAGATTTCTATGCCTTCAATCCTTCATTCACCGGCGGCGCGAATGTGGCTACCGGGGATGTTACGGGCGACGGGCGCACTGACCTGGTAGTCGGCGCTGGGATGGGTGGTGGTCCCGAGGTCAAAGTCTTCGATGGGGTGACTGGCGCAATCGTCCGAGATTTCATGGCGTTCGACCCGTCAACCCGGACTGGGGTGCAGGTCGGGACGGCATACATCGAGCAGAACGCGAACGCGGCGATCGTGACGGGGACGGGACCGGGAGCAACACCCGAGGTGCGGACGTATAGCGGGGCAACCGGGCAGATTGTGGCGGGACCGATTGGGGACTTTAACCCAGGGGTGGGCACCAGTCTCAGCGGCCTGAGTGTAGCCGCGGGGAACGATCCGACGCTCGACACGGTCGGTATGGACACCCCTTATCCGTCTATTCAGGAGGGAGATGGTACACCGGGAGGGCACCACGATTACGGTTTCATGTCGTTTGAACGGACCATAGCAGCCGATCCATCACTGCCAGCCATCAACGTAAATGTTTTGCTCGGTGGTACGGCGAAATACGGCGTTGATTATCTTCTCTCCGCACCGGCCACCATTTTACCGGATGGGGAAGTAGAAATTGTTATCACCATCCCGGCCGGGCAGATGTACGGTGATGTCGATGTCACTGTTCCGCTGGACGGCGACCCGGTTACCGCCGGTACGGAGGTGCAAGACGACGATGAATACATCCGCTACACGCTCGAACCCGGTGATTACAATTATTACCCGGCCACCGAAACCATTGAGATCGGTGAAGAGACTGCCGTTCCCGAACCGCTCGTCAACCCGTCCAGCTGCTCTTGTCAGGTATCAACACTCGGCGGTGCCTCTGCCCAGGTGAGTGCTGCTCCGAGCGGGTTGACGGACGAAATTCCGGGCACGTCGTCGGGCAACCCAGTCCGGTACACCGACGGGGTAGTGACGATCGCCAGCGCGGATTTGGGGTCGTCGGCGTTTGGCACGTCTTGGGGACAAACCCAATCGTGGACCAATAACTCGTCGTACACCGAGGGGACCGAACTGGGCAATGGGTGGGTTAGCGCCCAGCAACCCCACCTGATCCGCGACGGGTCAGACCTGATCCTGGTCACCAACGGGACGACGGCCGAATACTTCGACGGCCAAGGCACCCCGGACGTGGACGGGAACTACTCCACTTATCTGCCGCACTTCACCGACGACAAGGTGATCACGTACTCGGGGGACAACAGTTTCAGCGTGACGGACAGCACCGGCGATGTGATTGTTTTCTCGGGGTTCAACACTGACGACAATAGTGGTCAGTTCCTGTCGGAGACATCGCCGGGCGGTGTCGTGACCACGGTCGTCAGCACCGACGCGGACGGGCAGCCGACCGAGATCCAGCAGACCGGAACCGTCAGTGGGGTCGCGTACACCGAGTCGTACCTGTCGACTTACAACGCGGACGACGGACCGAACGCGGGGCTGCTGGCCACTGAGACTCTCCGCACTCAGACGGGGGGTGGGGCGTGGGTGACGAGCCGGGTCGCGACGTACACTTACTACGCCCCTGGTGACCCGAATGGGAACTGGCGGGATCTCGAAATGGCGACGGTGACCGACGGGTCCGGGAATATCCTCGACCAGCGGTATTACCGTTACTACACCGGCACCACCTATGCCTCAGACGGGGTCACCCAAATCGGTTACCAAGGGGGAATGAAGTATGTTTTCAATTCCCAGGCGTACGCTCAGCTGAAGGCGGCGGTTGGGGGAACGGACGCCGATGTCCAAGCCGCGAGCGATTCGACAATCGCACCATATGCGGACAACTACTTTGAATACGACAGCAGCCAACGGGTAACAAAGGAGACGGCTTCGGGGGCGGGGTGTTCGGTCTGTTCGGGTGGTCAGGGGACGTTCACGTTCAGTTATACCACGAGTACGAACGCCGCCGGGTTCAACAGCTGGCACACGAAAACAGCCGTGACTCAGCCTGACGATACTCAGAACATCGTGTATACGAATGCCTACGGCGAGGTCATGCTGAACGTCATGCAGCCGAGTGGGTCGGGAAGTGGGAGCGGGAGCGGAACTGGCTCCGGGAGTGGGACGGGAAGCGGTACAGGGTCGGGAAGTGAGAGTGGCAGTGGAACTGGGTCGGGTAGCGGTACGGGTTCAGGGTCCGGAACGGGCTCCGGGACCGGGTCAGGAAGTGGGACGACGAGTGGTTCCTCCAGTGGGAGCAGCGCGTCCGCCTGGATTACTTACTACCGGTACGCGGACGGGACAGGGTCGGGCGGGGGAAGTGGTTCGGGTTCGGGAAGCGGTACGACTTCCGGCTCTGGTAGCGGTTCCGGCTCTGGTTCCGGTACTGGTTCCGGCACCGGGACGGGATCGGGCAGTGGAACCGGTACGGGCAGTGGTTCGGGGACCGGGAGTGGTTCGGGCACTGGAAGCGGTTCAGGGACTGGCAGCGGGTCTGGAACAGGGAGTGGTACGGGTACAGGAAGTGGCACCGGGAGCGGTTCCACTAGCGGAGGTGCGACCGGTGGGCAATTGATCCTCACGGCCAACCCGTCGGCCGTCACGGGTTACAGCGACTCATTGGCCGATCTGATCGGTTGGGCAGGCACGTCCGCGACATACATCAGTGCCTCGTCTGGGCTCATATCCACGAACTCTTACTATTCGACCACGACGGCCACTTCCACGACTGCGGGTGGTGTAGCCGGGTTCCAGGAGAGCAGCGCGATTCAGCAGGGGTTGTCCGGTACGCCGGTTCCCCAAAATTCCTTAACGTATTTCCAGCAGGTGACTAGCACTGGGGCCACCGATACCCCGGTGGCGACATCGACTCAATATCGTAATGACGACGGGACCGGGGCGGAGACGACGAGCTATGCGTATACGTGGTTCTCCGACAGTACCCAAGAGCAATCGGTTACCACGACTCTCCCGACAGTTACCACTGCCGAGAACGGGCCGAACACGGCGACCAGTTCGACGGTCGTGAACAACACGTTCGGTCAGCCGGTCTGGACCAAGGACGCGGCCGGCTTCATCACCTACACCGCCTACGACCCGACAACTGGGGCGGTCGTCAAGTCGATCCAGGACGTAAATACGGCCGACACCGGGGATTTCTCCGGCCTGCCGACCGGGTGGACGACTCCGACAGGAGGCGGGCAGGAACTTATCACGACTTATCAGGTCGATGAACAGGGCCGCACGACGGAGATGACCGACCCGAACGGGAATGTTACGTATACCGTCTACGACGACCCCGACCACGAAGTGCGCGTTTACCCAGGATTTGACGCGACGACCGGAACAACGACAGGCCCGATCCAGGTCACCCGAAACGACGAGGCGAACGGATACACCGAAACGCTGACCATGTCCGCGACGCCGCACCTGACCGACGGGGTGCCGGACGGAACAGAGGCCATCAGCGACATCCAAAGTCTGTCTCGGTCGTACCGGAACGACGCCGGGCAGGTGGTTTATGAGGACGATTACTTCAGCCTAAGCGGCGTCACGTACAGCACGGCCGCGGACATCGGGACGATCAACGTCAACTACTACCGCACTCAGTTCGCGTACGACAGCACGGGGCAGCAGGATGAAGTCATCTCGCCGGCCGGGACGATCACCCGGACGGTCTACGATGGGCTTGGCCGGGCCGTGAGTACGTGGGTCGGGACAGACGACACGCCCGCCTCGGGTTATTGGTCGCCGACCAACAACACCTCCCCAAACAACATGGTCGAGACAGCGTCCTACGTCTACGACAACGGCGGTGTCGGGGACGGGAATCTCACGCAGGAGACGGATTACCCGGGTCTCGGGGCCGCCAACCGGGTGACGGATTCCTGGTACGACTGGCGCGATCGTCAAGTAGCCGAGAAAGACGGGGTCGAGACGACCGAGACGGACGGGGTCAACCGGCCGCTGACGGTGACCACCTACGACAACCTGAATGAGGTGACGGAGACCCAGCAGTATGTTGGAGATGGCGTTACGCCGTCCATCGTGAGCGGGGTTATCAGCCTTCCCTCCGGAACATCGTCGGACCTCCGCGCCCAAGCGGTCACGAGCTACGACGAACAGGGCCAAGTCTACCAGACGCAAGTGTACGATGTGAACCCGACAACCGGTTCGGTATCGAGCAGTGCGTTAACCACAATCGATTACCACGACGCACGCGGGAACGTGATCGCCGAGAGCGCGCCCGGTGGGTTGTGGACGAAAACCACTTACGATGGCGTCGGCCGAGCGATCACGACCTCCGAGACGGACGGGGCGAGCGGAACCTCCTACGCGGATGCGTCGAGCGTGACGGGTGACCACGTCTTGACCCAAACCCAGACAGATTACGATGCGGATGGGAACCCGGTCGAGACGATCACCAGCGACCGGTTCGATAACGCGACTGGGACGGGTGCTTTGGGCACCCCGACATCCGGGGTCGAGGCGCGTGTGAGTTACACCGCCAGCTACTACGATGCGGCCAACCGGGATGTGTCGGATGTGAATGTGGGCGCGAACGGCGGCACCGCGTGGACCCGACCGGGCTCGGTGCCGACGGCATCCGCAACCGTGCTGGTCACAGCCACTGCGTACGATACGGCCGGGAATGTTGCGTCTACGACGGACCCGTTGGGGCTTGTCACGGAGTACAAGTACGACGCGCTCGGCCGGCAGACGGAGGAGATTGACGACTACACCGATGGGACGCCAACAGCAGATACGAACAAGACGACCGAATGGACGTACGGGCCTTCTGGGCAGACCAGTTTGATCGCGGTTCAGGCGAGCGGTCCGGACCAGGTCACACAGTACGTTTACGGGGTGACGACGGCGACCGGCAGTGCGATTAATTCAAACGACATCGTCGGTGTCACCGAGAACCCCGACCCATCGACTGGCGAGCCGAGCACCAGCCTCGAGACCACGGTTACGGTCGACGCTCTGGGCGAGACGGCGACCAGCACTGACCCAAATGGGACGACACACACCCTGATCTACGATGTCCTCGGCCGAGTTACATCCGACGCGGTGACGACACTTGGCACGGGAGTCGACGGAAGCGTTCGGCGGATCGACACGGCTTACGACAGCCAAGGCAATCCGTATCTCGTAACAAGTTACAACGCCGCTTCGGGTGGGAGCGTCGTGAACCAGGTCGAGGACGTTTATAACGGCCTCGGTCAACTCACGACCGAATACCAAGCCGTGTCGGGGGCGGTGAACACGTCGACCACGCCGAAAGTGCAATACGCCTACACCGAGATGGCGAGCGGCGTGAACAACAGCCGACAGACGAGTACGACTTACCCAGATGGGTACGTGGTGGACGACAACTTCGCGAGTGGTATTGACGATACGATCAGTCGGCTGACGTCGTTGTCCGACGACACCGGTACGCTGGAATCGTACCTGTACCTGGGGCTTGGGACGGTAGTGGAGCGCGACCATCCTGAGTCTGGCGTGAACTTGACGTACATCAGCCAGACTGGATCGACAGGCGATGCGGGAGACCGCTACACTGGCTTGGACCGGTTCGGCCGGGTGGTCGATCAAAACTGGTACGATCCGACGACCAGCACGTCAGTATCCGATGAGCAGTACGGGTACGATGCAGACGGAAACGTGCTGTGGGAGAAAGACGGGGTCAACAGTGCGTTCAGCCAGATCTTCACCTACGATGGGCTGAACCAGCTCACGTCGTATGAACAAGGAACTTTGAACAGTACCAAAACTGGCATCACTGGGACACCGAGCGCGAGCCAGTCATGGGATTACGACGCCCTCGGGAACATGACGAGCGTGACGACGAATGGGACGACCCAAACGCGGACGGCAAACGCTCAGAACGAGTACACGGCGGTAAGCGGGGCGACGACGCCGACATACGACAACAACGGGAACATGACGACGGACGAGACTGGCCAACAATACGTGTATGACGCCTGGAACCGGCTAGTTGGGGTAAAGTCATCGGGTGGGACAATGCTGGAGACGAACACCTACGACGGAATGAATCGACTCGTGACACAGGCTGTTTCCGGGACAACGACGAACTCGTACTACTCAAACCAGTGGCAGGTACTTGAGCAACAAGTCGGAACAGCGTACACTACACGCAATGTCTGGAGCGCCGTGTACGTGAACGCAATGATCGATCGTGACACTGACACCAGCGGAACCGGGTTGACAGCGACTGGGGCTTCGATCCAACGTTTATGGCCAGCCCAGGATGCGAACTGGGACACAGTCGCCCTGGTTAACGGTTTGGGAACGGTTGTTGAGCGGTATGCATATGCTCCGTTCGGCGCAGCGACTGTTCTGGATGGAAGCTACGGAACGCGTAGCGGATCGGGCTATGTGTGGACCGTGCTGTTCCAAGGAATGACGAGAGATTCCGTAAACGGTTTGTACTACTCACGAGAACGCTGGTACAGCTATACATTGGGACGATGGACAACGTTAGACCCTATCGGATTCCGTTCTGGCGATGACGATCTTTATCGATTCGTAAGCAACAATCCTGTTGCCATCACCGATGCATCAGGTCTATGGATGGATCTTGCGTATAGTTTATATAGTCGTGGCTGGTACAATGCGGAATCACTAGACAAGCAAATCGAGACAGTGAGAATGCAAGTTAATCTGGTTGAAGTCTCTCTAACTCGCTGA